The Longimicrobiales bacterium nucleotide sequence TTTTATGACACCTCGGCTGCCTGAAGCCCACGACTGAAGTCATTCATTAGGTCGCCCACGTCTTCAATGCCGACACTGATTCGGACGAACCCGTCCGGGACTCCCAACTCCTCCCGAGCCTCGAGGGACAACGCCGTGTGCGACGTGTATCGCGGCTGAGAGACAAGCGTCTCCACACCTCCGAGACTGGGGGCGGCCATCGCGAGTTGCAGAGCTCCGATGAAGCGATCGGCAGCATCCCCTCCCCCGCTTAAGACGATGCTCACCATACCGCCGAATCCGGACATCAACTCCGAGGCAAGCGCATGGTCCGGGTGTGACACCAATCCCGGATAGATCGCAGCGGCCACCTCCGGTCGAGCCTCGAACCACTCCGCCAGCGCAGCGGCGTTGTTGTTGTGGCGATCCATCCTCACATCGAGAGAGCGGATACCACGGTCCAAAAGCCACGCTGTATTTGCGTCGAGAGAAGGCCCGTAGAGCCGGGACATTCGCGTAATCTCATGAATAACCTCAGCACTCCCCGCTGCAGAGCCTGCGATGAGATCCGAGTGGCCGCCCAGGTACTTGGTGGCACTTTGGATTACGACGTCTACGCCAAAGTCAGCGGCGCGGAAGTTGACCGGCGACCCGAACGTCGCGTCACACGTCAACAGCGCGCCGGCACCATGGGCTACATCCGCGATCGGACGCGGATCGAATACGCGCAACGACGGGTTCGTTGGAACTTCGATGTGAACAAGCTTGGTGTTGGGACGGATCGCAGCTGCAAAGGCGCCCTCTTCATCGGGATCGACGAAGGTGACAGGCACGCCTCTCCGCGGCATTTCATCTCTCAGCAAGGACAAGGTTGCGCCGTACAGGTACGACGACGCTACGATGTGGTCCCCCGCTTCGGTGAGCGCTAGAAACGCCATCGCAGTCGCGCCCATACCACTTCCAAGCGCCACCGCCGCTTCTGTGCCTTCGAGCGCGGCGATCTTCGCGCTCACTTGGAGCTGATTCGGGTTATTTCCGTATCGGCTATAGAGGAGTTCCCCGTCATCGGGCGTCGCCCAATGGAACGTCGCGCTCTGAACGATCGGGGGGACGACCGGATCACCAGGGCTGTGAGAGTGTCCGGCACCGTGAATGGACACGGTGGCAGGACGGTGCTGTTCGTACTCTCGATCGGACATTATTCCTCCCTAGGCGTTCGGCTACAGCAGGTGCTGCACAAGTCGGCTCAACGCGTGGTACCGTCCGGAGATAGGGCTTCGGAACGCCAACCGTCGCTCGACGATCCGGTCAAGAGCATCTCGCTCGCATTGCTCCGGGTACATGCTCAGGACCTCATCAGACCCGACCATCCCCTGTTCATCGAGTCGGTTCCACGCCTCCCGCTCGTGGTCGCCAGGCACGCCCAACAGCTCAAACGAACCCTTTCCGGTCTCTGCAACGGCCGCGAGGTTCTGGCGCTCAAGAACGACCTGAATCTGGTCTCGGTGCGGCTCGTGTACACCACAGAACACGAAGAACGCCTCGTGTGCATCTGCTTCGAGGTAACGCTGGAGAAGCTTGGCCACGACCTCATCCGCGCATGAGAAGTCGAGAATCGTCACCTCCGACAGGTCGATCATCGAAAGTGATCGCTCACCCACGCCGGCCAGTTGGTTTTCGATGGCCATGCGGACCGCCCGCCCCGTGGGGCGCGTCACCAAGTGCGAGTAGAGGGACGTCACCGTGCGTTTGACGAGCGAACCGACATCGATCGCGATCGGATCCAAGGGAAGCTCCGTCATACCTTGGCCGGGAGAATGATACTGATCTGGGAGCCGGGACACGGAGCCAAACCGTCCACGAGCGGTGGCGTGTCGTCCCACTCCGGCACCTGTCCGATTCGGGCCGTTCCACTTCGGATCGTGATCGCACCGTTCCACCTTTGGACTTGGCGGCGGATCTGTTGGATGCCTTGCCCTCTCCCCGAATCTGGGAAACGAGTCAGCCCGTGGAGAAACGCGGCTTCAAGCGCCGTCGCGTCACCCCACCGATCACCGTACCGCGCAGAGTGTTCGTCCATGAGTGAGCCGCGGAAGCCACGACCCAGATCCATGACAGAGATCACGACGACGAAGCGCCCCAGGCGACGAGCCCAGTTATACGCCTGCGCCGCGACCCATCCTGGCGACTCGGCATGCTCGAGAATGTTCTGACACACCTCGGAGAGGATCACCGAGAATTGGACGACAGAGGAGGCAGGATATCCCAGCTTGGTGGCGAGGACTGTACCCGCCCGGCTCTGAACCCGATCGACGACTTCGTGCACGTTATGGTTGGCCTGAATAGGCGTGATCTCAAGTAG carries:
- a CDS encoding aminotransferase class I/II-fold pyridoxal phosphate-dependent enzyme — encoded protein: MSDREYEQHRPATVSIHGAGHSHSPGDPVVPPIVQSATFHWATPDDGELLYSRYGNNPNQLQVSAKIAALEGTEAAVALGSGMGATAMAFLALTEAGDHIVASSYLYGATLSLLRDEMPRRGVPVTFVDPDEEGAFAAAIRPNTKLVHIEVPTNPSLRVFDPRPIADVAHGAGALLTCDATFGSPVNFRAADFGVDVVIQSATKYLGGHSDLIAGSAAGSAEVIHEITRMSRLYGPSLDANTAWLLDRGIRSLDVRMDRHNNNAAALAEWFEARPEVAAAIYPGLVSHPDHALASELMSGFGGMVSIVLSGGGDAADRFIGALQLAMAAPSLGGVETLVSQPRYTSHTALSLEAREELGVPDGFVRISVGIEDVGDLMNDFSRGLQAAEVS